One segment of Rhodopirellula baltica SH 1 DNA contains the following:
- the prfB gene encoding peptide chain release factor 2 (programmed frameshift), whose amino-acid sequence MDAELTQRSQAIRSRLVQLQDSLDHSGKNKAIKKIEEQMAAPDFWNDSESAQKVVMQLKGLKGIVSPLNELESSAEDLEALFEMADEDESIVDEVRSEIDRLEVVLDDLELKALLNGPNDSAGAIVTINARDGGTDANDWADMLLRMYSAWAVGQEYKIELLDRQENEEAGINHASIAVRGPMAYGYLKGEEGMHRLVRISPFNSESKRQTSFAAVSVSPEIDDSIEVNVEKKDVREDTYRASGAGGQHVNKTDSAIRLTHIPTNTVVQCQNQRSQHQNRDTAWKMLRAKLARIEEERREAEEAKKYETQARTGFGSQIRNYFLHPDQRVKDARTGHYVGNFNSVLDGSELQGFFDAFLRLKAGKTEAVHSGDDD is encoded by the exons ATGGACGCTGAATTAACACAACGCAGCCAAGCGATCCGCAGCCGCCTGGTCCAACTTCAGGACTCTCTT GACCACTCTGGCAAAAACAAGGCGATCAAGAAGATTGAAGAGCAGATGGCAGCTCCCGACTTCTGGAACGACAGCGAATCAGCCCAAAAGGTAGTGATGCAGCTGAAGGGCCTGAAGGGAATCGTCTCGCCCCTGAATGAGCTTGAGTCCTCGGCGGAAGACTTGGAAGCCCTCTTTGAGATGGCTGATGAAGACGAATCGATCGTTGATGAGGTTCGGTCCGAGATCGATCGCCTGGAGGTCGTCCTGGATGACCTCGAACTCAAAGCGTTGCTGAACGGTCCGAATGATTCCGCCGGTGCGATCGTGACGATCAACGCCCGCGACGGTGGGACCGATGCCAATGACTGGGCCGATATGCTGCTGCGGATGTACTCCGCTTGGGCGGTTGGTCAGGAATATAAAATCGAATTGCTGGACCGCCAAGAAAACGAGGAGGCGGGGATCAACCACGCCTCGATCGCGGTACGAGGACCAATGGCGTATGGCTATTTGAAAGGCGAAGAAGGCATGCACCGGTTGGTTCGGATCAGTCCGTTCAACAGCGAGAGCAAGCGTCAGACGAGTTTTGCAGCCGTGAGTGTTTCGCCGGAAATCGACGATTCGATCGAGGTGAATGTCGAGAAGAAGGACGTTCGCGAAGACACGTATCGGGCCAGTGGAGCGGGTGGTCAGCACGTCAATAAAACGGACAGTGCCATTCGTTTGACACACATCCCGACCAACACGGTCGTGCAGTGTCAAAACCAACGAAGCCAGCACCAGAACCGAGACACCGCTTGGAAGATGTTGCGGGCCAAGTTGGCCCGGATCGAAGAAGAACGCCGCGAAGCGGAGGAAGCCAAGAAGTACGAGACTCAGGCGAGAACCGGATTCGGTAGCCAGATTCGCAACTACTTCCTGCATCCCGACCAGCGAGTCAAAGACGCTCGGACCGGTCATTACGTCGGCAACTTCAACAGCGTGCTTGATGGCAGCGAACTGCAGGGCTTTTTCGACGCGTTCCTGCGATTGAAAGCTGGAAAGACGGAAGCCGTTCACTCCGGCGACGACGATTGA
- a CDS encoding DUF6677 family protein, with amino-acid sequence MTIGLHQRISVPPAGIDATGYRRRTEFRKMTRSTIAPPSGHPPAFRIFVCSTLMAQRSRKSRDAETNPGENSTDSDSKQDSAKDSKPKPESIKINPKVFNGDSQIEVDGIHVDLRNRYLAAFLAWLVPGAGHFYQGRHTKGTLFVISILSIWMLGFALGGFHVVYASWYPGDKRWHYFLQAGVGSAALPALVQGNRMRLATDSRGRTRSDYEPLWNGFMAPPHRPVVESEADEVAAWYARRGSGYEMGTWYTMIAGLLNFLVVYDAFGGPLAVPISGRKKRESDSSETATNEGDASPEFANGV; translated from the coding sequence GTGACCATTGGACTTCACCAGCGAATTAGCGTTCCGCCGGCCGGAATCGATGCGACTGGCTATCGCCGACGGACTGAATTTCGCAAAATGACGCGTTCCACCATTGCCCCACCGTCTGGGCATCCGCCCGCTTTCCGAATTTTCGTTTGCTCCACACTCATGGCCCAACGTTCACGCAAGTCCCGAGACGCTGAGACCAACCCTGGCGAGAATTCCACCGACTCAGATTCCAAACAGGATTCCGCAAAGGACTCCAAGCCAAAACCGGAGTCCATCAAAATCAATCCCAAGGTCTTCAACGGCGACTCTCAGATCGAAGTGGACGGGATCCATGTCGACCTGCGAAATCGCTATTTGGCCGCGTTTCTTGCTTGGCTGGTCCCCGGCGCGGGCCATTTCTACCAAGGTCGACACACAAAAGGGACCTTGTTCGTAATCAGCATCCTCTCGATTTGGATGCTGGGTTTTGCCCTTGGCGGATTTCACGTCGTCTATGCTTCCTGGTATCCAGGCGACAAACGCTGGCACTATTTTTTGCAGGCCGGAGTCGGCTCCGCAGCACTTCCAGCCTTGGTTCAAGGCAACCGGATGCGACTGGCAACGGACAGCCGCGGCCGGACCCGTTCGGACTACGAGCCCTTGTGGAATGGCTTCATGGCACCTCCACATCGCCCAGTCGTTGAATCCGAGGCCGATGAGGTCGCCGCCTGGTACGCCCGGCGCGGATCGGGATACGAAATGGGAACTTGGTACACGATGATTGCCGGACTGCTGAATTTCCTGGTGGTTTACGACGCGTTCGGTGGCCCTTTGGCGGTGCCGATCAGCGGCCGGAAGAAACGCGAATCGGATTCCTCTGAGACTGCGACCAACGAAGGAGACGCATCGCCGGAGTTTGCGAATGGCGTCTGA
- a CDS encoding AraC family transcriptional regulator: MNKPARSKPHVALMVETATVYGREVLSGIMRFMRTQEDWSVFLEQRDLLTSPPSWLNDWQGDGIISRGSTDEMIEAAVRRNIPVVELNDRSEVDKAHVRSDDAKIGEMAARHLMERGFQHFAFCGFDFEAWSQRRQEAFIKTIQQEGGQCDAFNSPWMNLARPWEEDQQAISEWLQSLPKPCGIFTCNDLRGQHVLAVCSTLELTVPEEVAVIGVDNDELLCQFCQPPLSSVIPNAEAVGFLAAERLSRWMKGESHHETQQVVAPTGVATRLSTDVVAIDHPEVASALAYIRQHACEGLTVDEVLQNVAVSRSTLERQLRRYLGRTPQQEIRNVQLKRVRELLVTTEMAAEQIAYRAGLDHPEYMHYVFKRDLGMTPGQYRQSVRGQES, from the coding sequence TTGAACAAGCCTGCTCGCTCCAAACCTCACGTCGCCTTGATGGTCGAGACCGCGACCGTCTACGGACGTGAAGTTCTGTCTGGAATCATGCGTTTCATGCGAACGCAAGAAGATTGGTCGGTCTTCCTAGAACAAAGAGACTTGTTGACGTCGCCGCCCTCGTGGCTGAACGACTGGCAGGGTGACGGAATCATTTCGCGTGGATCCACCGACGAAATGATCGAGGCGGCGGTCCGGCGGAACATTCCGGTTGTGGAACTGAACGACCGCAGCGAAGTCGACAAAGCACACGTCCGCAGCGACGACGCCAAGATCGGTGAGATGGCAGCCCGACACTTGATGGAACGCGGTTTTCAACACTTTGCCTTCTGCGGATTCGACTTCGAAGCGTGGTCGCAACGACGCCAAGAAGCGTTCATCAAAACGATCCAACAAGAAGGCGGCCAATGCGACGCATTCAACTCGCCTTGGATGAACCTGGCGCGCCCATGGGAAGAAGATCAACAAGCGATCTCGGAATGGTTGCAATCGCTGCCGAAACCCTGCGGGATCTTCACCTGCAACGATTTGCGAGGCCAACACGTTCTCGCAGTTTGCTCAACGTTGGAATTGACCGTCCCAGAAGAAGTCGCCGTCATTGGTGTCGACAACGATGAATTGCTTTGCCAATTCTGTCAGCCACCGCTGTCCAGCGTGATTCCAAACGCGGAAGCTGTCGGGTTCCTTGCCGCTGAACGCCTGTCCCGATGGATGAAGGGCGAATCGCATCACGAGACTCAGCAAGTCGTCGCGCCGACCGGAGTCGCCACCCGACTTTCGACCGATGTTGTTGCCATCGATCACCCCGAGGTTGCCTCCGCTTTGGCGTACATTCGTCAACACGCTTGCGAAGGCCTGACCGTTGATGAAGTGCTGCAAAACGTGGCCGTCAGCCGAAGCACACTTGAACGGCAACTTCGGCGGTATTTGGGCCGGACACCCCAGCAGGAAATCCGAAACGTTCAGCTCAAACGTGTCCGAGAATTGTTGGTCACCACCGAAATGGCTGCCGAACAGATCGCTTACCGAGCGGGGCTCGATCATCCGGAATACATGCATTATGTGTTCAAACGTGATCTCGGAATGACACCCGGCCAGTACCGGCAAAGCGTCCGAGGCCAAGAAAGCTGA
- the mnmA gene encoding tRNA 2-thiouridine(34) synthase MnmA: MSRVVLAMSGGVDSSVAAHLLLRDGHEVIGVFMRHGEASAAACRIDSDEPQNTNPLNLPVLGDSAGGKRADHKQGCCSATDAADARRVAMSMGIPFYSLDLQEDFRKIVDYFVDDYLAARTPNPCVKCNHWIKFGRLFDYADGVDAEFVATGHYARMVHSNGRSELHRGLDGHKDQSYALFGIDPARLSRMMLPVGDFTKPEIREMATSLGLGVSDKKDSQEICFVTQGHHSDFVKSRRPEMVGATAGEIVTTGGKVVGEHKGFEAFTIGQRKRLGVAMGEPHFVIRIEPDTRRVVIGRAEELLRPGLVADQCNWFVTREELADAQSVGIQIRYNGQPHPGHVVMDGSDPTRMKVMFDDPQAAVAPGQAAVVYDGERVLGGGWITHAIDHIADGSPPPA, translated from the coding sequence ATGTCTCGCGTGGTTCTCGCGATGAGTGGCGGCGTTGATTCCAGCGTCGCGGCACACCTGTTATTGCGTGACGGTCACGAAGTGATCGGTGTCTTCATGCGTCACGGCGAAGCCTCCGCGGCCGCTTGCCGGATTGATTCCGACGAACCGCAAAACACAAATCCGCTGAACCTACCGGTGCTGGGCGATTCTGCGGGTGGAAAGCGAGCCGACCACAAACAAGGCTGCTGCAGTGCGACCGACGCCGCGGATGCTCGCCGGGTCGCGATGTCGATGGGGATCCCGTTTTACTCGCTCGACCTGCAGGAAGACTTTCGCAAGATCGTCGACTATTTCGTCGACGATTACCTTGCCGCGCGAACACCCAATCCATGCGTCAAATGCAATCATTGGATCAAGTTTGGCCGCCTGTTCGATTACGCCGATGGTGTCGACGCTGAATTCGTCGCGACCGGTCACTACGCCCGGATGGTTCATTCCAATGGCCGGTCCGAATTGCATCGCGGTTTGGATGGACACAAGGACCAATCCTACGCTCTGTTTGGCATCGACCCAGCCCGCTTGTCTCGCATGATGCTGCCGGTCGGCGACTTCACCAAACCCGAAATTCGCGAAATGGCGACCTCACTTGGACTGGGTGTCTCGGACAAGAAAGACAGCCAAGAAATCTGCTTTGTCACCCAAGGTCACCACAGCGACTTTGTCAAATCCCGTCGTCCCGAAATGGTCGGCGCGACCGCCGGCGAAATCGTGACCACCGGCGGCAAAGTGGTCGGCGAACACAAAGGCTTCGAAGCCTTCACCATCGGCCAACGCAAACGACTCGGTGTCGCGATGGGTGAGCCGCACTTTGTGATCCGCATCGAACCGGACACCCGCCGCGTTGTGATCGGGCGAGCCGAAGAATTGCTGCGTCCAGGATTGGTCGCAGATCAATGCAATTGGTTCGTCACACGCGAAGAGCTCGCGGACGCTCAGTCGGTCGGCATTCAAATTCGCTACAACGGACAACCTCACCCTGGTCATGTGGTGATGGATGGATCAGACCCGACTCGCATGAAGGTGATGTTCGACGATCCGCAAGCCGCGGTCGCACCGGGCCAAGCCGCCGTTGTCTACGACGGAGAAAGAGTCCTTGGCGGCGGCTGGATCACCCACGCCATCGATCATATCGCCGACGGAAGCCCTCCGCCGGCATGA
- a CDS encoding DUF1501 domain-containing protein, with protein MNLPLSRREALKVCGMGFGSLALTDALCRESVASGLPKATDFRGEVMPHFPAKAKRVIHLFMNGGPSQVDSFDRKPALEEFDGKSAPMANLKTERPTGNVMRSPYKWDKYGECGLEVSELFEHTATHADDLCVINSMYADVPNHEPSLLLMNCGEARLIRPAMGSWLTYGLGSDNENLPSFIAMCPGGYPIKESQNWQNGFLPGKYQGTYIDSSFATVERLLENIRGRSVHPINQREQLDLLAKMNQQHAAQRGNDPRLESRIESFELAYRMQSEASEAFDISRETEETRTMYGDGDFARQALIARRLVERGVRFVQLYTGAGQPWDSHDDLDKAHRRVAKGVDQGIGALLTDLKRTGLLDETLVIWGGEFGRTPVVEMPKEGSNQGKMNGRDHNHYGFTMWMAGGGVNAGTRVGATDELGFKAVENRVHVHDMHATVLRLMGYDHKRLTYRYAGRDFRLTDVHGRIVDEIIG; from the coding sequence ATGAATCTCCCTTTGTCTCGTCGTGAAGCATTGAAAGTTTGCGGGATGGGCTTCGGCTCGCTCGCATTGACGGATGCTTTGTGCCGTGAAAGCGTCGCCTCCGGGTTGCCGAAAGCAACGGACTTTCGTGGTGAAGTGATGCCACACTTTCCTGCGAAGGCCAAACGCGTCATTCACTTGTTTATGAATGGCGGACCCAGCCAAGTGGATTCATTCGACCGCAAACCCGCGCTCGAAGAGTTCGATGGCAAATCGGCTCCGATGGCAAACTTGAAGACCGAGCGCCCGACCGGCAACGTGATGCGGTCGCCCTACAAATGGGACAAGTACGGTGAGTGCGGATTGGAGGTCAGCGAGCTGTTCGAACATACCGCAACGCACGCGGATGATTTGTGTGTGATCAATAGCATGTACGCGGATGTGCCCAATCACGAGCCGTCATTGCTTCTGATGAATTGCGGCGAAGCTCGATTGATCCGTCCCGCGATGGGATCGTGGCTCACTTATGGTTTGGGCAGCGACAATGAAAACTTGCCATCGTTCATCGCGATGTGTCCGGGTGGATACCCGATCAAGGAGTCGCAGAACTGGCAAAACGGCTTCTTGCCGGGGAAGTACCAAGGCACCTACATCGACAGCAGTTTCGCGACGGTCGAACGGTTGCTGGAAAACATTCGCGGCCGTTCCGTTCACCCGATCAATCAGCGTGAGCAGTTGGATCTGTTGGCGAAGATGAATCAACAACATGCAGCTCAGCGAGGGAACGACCCGCGTTTGGAATCGCGCATCGAGTCCTTTGAACTTGCCTATCGAATGCAAAGCGAAGCGTCGGAAGCGTTTGACATCAGTCGCGAAACGGAAGAAACACGCACGATGTATGGCGATGGCGACTTCGCCCGGCAAGCGTTGATCGCACGACGGTTGGTCGAACGAGGTGTTCGCTTCGTGCAGCTTTACACAGGTGCCGGCCAACCCTGGGACAGCCACGATGATTTGGACAAGGCACACCGGCGAGTTGCCAAGGGGGTCGACCAAGGGATTGGAGCTTTGTTGACCGATCTGAAACGAACCGGATTGCTGGACGAAACCTTGGTGATTTGGGGCGGAGAGTTTGGGCGGACTCCCGTTGTTGAAATGCCTAAAGAGGGATCCAACCAAGGCAAAATGAACGGCCGCGATCACAACCACTACGGGTTCACGATGTGGATGGCCGGTGGTGGTGTGAACGCCGGAACCCGAGTCGGAGCAACCGACGAATTGGGATTCAAAGCGGTGGAGAACCGCGTGCATGTGCACGACATGCACGCCACCGTGTTGCGTTTGATGGGATATGACCACAAACGGTTGACGTACCGTTACGCCGGTCGCGATTTCAGATTGACCGACGTCCACGGACGAATCGTCGATGAGATCATCGGTTGA
- a CDS encoding aldose epimerase family protein: MFVASWRDGMNRFNAKWFAGLLMLGCLANPITAQDQMQVEDFDSIELYTLENQSGAKVQITNFGAIVTSIVVPDRDGKLGDVALGYDSVESYINAVDKPYFGAIVGRYGNRIANGEFSLNGETYSLATNNGPNHLHGGVIGFDKVVWDAEPTAVNGKPALKMTYLAKDGEEGYPGNLQVAVTYQWTDENKLIVRYEATTDKATPVNLTQHTYFNLAGEGNGTILDHELMLNASKFTPVDSTLIPTGELRNVEGTPFDFRKAKAIGRDVGMENEQLEFGLGYDHNFVLDSSDKEGDLTLAARVFEPTTGRTMEIHTSEPGIQFYCGNFLDGRLVGKSGKSYVHRGGFCLETQHYPDSPNQSTFPSAILKPGDKYDTTTVFHFSAK, translated from the coding sequence ATGTTTGTCGCTTCTTGGAGAGATGGAATGAACCGATTCAATGCAAAATGGTTCGCCGGTTTGTTGATGCTTGGTTGCCTCGCCAATCCGATCACCGCGCAAGATCAAATGCAAGTCGAAGACTTTGATTCGATCGAGCTGTACACGCTCGAGAACCAATCGGGTGCGAAGGTACAAATCACGAACTTCGGCGCGATCGTGACATCGATCGTGGTACCCGATCGCGATGGGAAACTGGGGGATGTCGCATTAGGGTACGACTCTGTTGAGAGTTACATCAATGCGGTCGACAAGCCTTACTTCGGTGCCATCGTTGGACGCTACGGCAACCGTATCGCCAATGGTGAGTTCTCGTTGAATGGTGAGACGTATTCGTTGGCAACCAACAACGGACCCAACCATCTGCATGGCGGCGTGATCGGTTTTGACAAAGTTGTTTGGGACGCCGAACCGACCGCGGTGAATGGCAAACCAGCACTGAAAATGACTTATTTGGCCAAAGACGGTGAAGAAGGTTATCCAGGCAATCTGCAAGTTGCGGTGACCTACCAGTGGACGGACGAGAACAAATTGATCGTCCGCTACGAAGCGACAACAGATAAGGCCACCCCGGTAAATTTGACCCAGCACACGTATTTCAATTTGGCCGGTGAAGGCAACGGCACGATTCTCGATCATGAGCTGATGTTGAATGCGTCGAAGTTCACTCCGGTTGATTCGACATTGATTCCCACAGGAGAACTTCGCAATGTCGAGGGGACGCCGTTCGACTTTCGAAAAGCGAAAGCGATTGGACGAGATGTGGGCATGGAAAACGAACAGCTCGAATTCGGTTTGGGGTATGACCACAACTTCGTGTTGGATTCATCCGACAAAGAGGGCGACCTGACGTTGGCGGCGCGAGTTTTCGAGCCGACGACAGGGCGAACAATGGAAATTCACACCAGTGAACCGGGGATTCAGTTTTACTGTGGAAACTTTCTGGACGGTCGCTTGGTGGGGAAGTCAGGCAAGTCCTACGTTCATCGCGGTGGATTCTGCTTGGAGACTCAGCACTACCCGGATAGCCCTAATCAATCAACGTTTCCCTCCGCAATTTTGAAACCGGGCGACAAGTACGACACGACAACCGTGTTTCACTTCTCAGCGAAGTAG
- a CDS encoding solute:sodium symporter family transporter gives MNTTTLISFLFFTGMVAFLTWWKTRGSDVDTDEGYFLAGRSLTGVFIAGSLLLTNLSTEQLVGLNADSFRDGLSVMCWEVVAGISLVILALVFLPRYLKSGIATIPQFLEERYGRSVRALTAGIFIVAYMLILLPFVLFLGANGLNSMLSLNVKFGVTDYQMIWMLLVFIATLGGAYAIFGGLRAIAVSDTFNGAGLLVGGLMITYFSLQVVAGDDGGISGALQKIDAADPDAFRSLGADNESTHWPTLFTGVLLLNFFYWTTNQQIIQRTFGAKNLAEGQKGVLLAAFFKILAPLILVLPGIAAAYLVVTANDQQMIDAVGTNSDGDWNSSQAYGALVARVLPEWLLGFFAAVVIGSILSTFNSVLNSAATLFSLDVYKQYIRPDATTKQVRFSGQVCSFVVAIFAVIAAPLVFYGRDGVFSFFQGLNGVYFIPLASVILLGLFHKTADGRSAMAALIVGLVLMVIGTFFGGGEDGWLEATFVNGFHYMGAVFAFLIVMQLVMVAMGIRRDSPYEQRDAKLVDLTPWKPAPYVGGVLVLLCLGVYAFFAI, from the coding sequence ATGAACACCACCACGCTGATTTCCTTTCTATTCTTCACCGGCATGGTGGCGTTTTTGACTTGGTGGAAAACGCGTGGCAGCGATGTGGACACCGACGAGGGCTATTTCTTGGCCGGTCGGTCTTTGACTGGAGTCTTCATCGCCGGTTCGTTGTTGCTGACGAATCTGTCGACCGAACAGTTGGTCGGACTCAATGCGGATTCTTTTCGCGATGGCTTGTCAGTGATGTGCTGGGAAGTCGTTGCTGGGATTTCGCTTGTGATTCTCGCTTTGGTTTTCCTGCCCCGGTATCTGAAGTCTGGAATCGCGACGATTCCACAGTTTTTGGAAGAACGCTACGGTCGCAGCGTCCGTGCATTGACCGCGGGAATTTTCATCGTGGCATACATGCTGATTCTGTTGCCGTTCGTGCTGTTTTTGGGGGCAAACGGACTGAACAGTATGCTCTCGTTGAACGTGAAATTTGGTGTCACCGATTACCAAATGATTTGGATGCTGCTCGTCTTCATTGCGACATTGGGCGGTGCCTACGCCATTTTCGGTGGCTTGCGGGCGATCGCGGTGTCCGACACTTTCAATGGTGCGGGGCTGCTCGTCGGCGGTTTGATGATCACCTACTTTTCACTGCAGGTCGTCGCTGGCGATGACGGTGGAATCAGCGGGGCCCTTCAGAAAATCGACGCAGCCGACCCGGACGCCTTTCGGTCACTCGGGGCGGATAATGAGTCCACTCACTGGCCAACGTTGTTCACGGGAGTGTTGTTGCTGAATTTTTTCTACTGGACCACCAACCAGCAGATCATTCAGCGAACGTTTGGTGCCAAGAATTTGGCCGAAGGTCAAAAGGGCGTTTTGCTGGCGGCGTTCTTCAAAATCTTGGCGCCGTTGATTTTGGTGCTGCCGGGAATTGCGGCGGCCTATTTAGTCGTCACCGCGAACGATCAACAAATGATCGATGCGGTCGGAACCAATTCCGATGGCGATTGGAATTCCAGTCAGGCCTACGGTGCTTTGGTCGCTCGAGTGTTGCCTGAGTGGCTGCTGGGTTTCTTCGCAGCGGTCGTCATTGGTTCCATCCTTTCCACCTTCAACTCCGTGCTGAACTCTGCAGCAACATTGTTTTCGCTGGACGTTTACAAGCAATACATTCGACCGGATGCGACCACCAAACAGGTTCGCTTCTCGGGTCAGGTTTGCAGCTTTGTTGTCGCCATCTTTGCCGTAATCGCGGCACCGTTGGTGTTTTATGGACGCGACGGAGTGTTCAGCTTTTTCCAAGGATTGAACGGTGTGTACTTCATCCCGCTAGCTTCCGTCATTCTGTTGGGGTTGTTCCATAAAACCGCAGACGGACGATCCGCGATGGCTGCGTTGATCGTTGGCTTGGTCCTGATGGTGATCGGTACGTTCTTTGGCGGTGGCGAAGATGGATGGTTGGAAGCCACGTTCGTCAATGGTTTCCACTACATGGGAGCCGTGTTTGCATTTTTGATCGTGATGCAATTGGTCATGGTGGCGATGGGAATTCGCCGTGATTCGCCGTACGAGCAACGAGATGCCAAGCTTGTTGACTTAACGCCGTGGAAACCAGCACCGTACGTCGGAGGCGTTTTGGTTCTGTTGTGCCTTGGCGTCTACGCTTTCTTTGCGATCTAG